In Passer domesticus isolate bPasDom1 chromosome 7, bPasDom1.hap1, whole genome shotgun sequence, one genomic interval encodes:
- the USP24 gene encoding ubiquitin carboxyl-terminal hydrolase 24 isoform X1: MESEEEQHMTTLLCMGFSDAAAIRKALRLAKNDINEAVALLTNERPGLHYGGYEPMESGQGPPGGHGSPAGGQGPRGGGDGDGGGGGGGFDPPPAYHEVVETEKNDENGNCSGEGIEFPTTNLYELESRVLTDHWSIPYKREESLGKCLIASTYLARLGLSDSDENCKRFMDRCMPEAFKKLLTSSAVHKWGTEIHEGIYNMLMLLVDLVAERVKQDPIPVGLLGVLTMAFNPDNEYHFKNRMKVCQRNWAEVFGEGNMHAVSPISTFQKEPHGWLVDLVNRFAELGGFSAIQSKLNSEDIELGAISALVQPFGVCAEYLNSSVVQPMLDPVIHKMIKYVQNVEEKDLKDKRLVSIPELLSGIKLLCMRFQPDLVTAVDDLRLDILLRMLKSPHFSAKMNSLKEVTKLIEDSTVSKSVKNAIDTDRLLNWLVENSVLSIALEGNIDQAQYCDRIKGIIELLGSKLSLDELTKIWKIQSGQSSTVIENIHTIIAAAAVKFSSDQLNHLFVLIQKSWETESDRVRQKLLSLIGRIGREARVETTTGKVLEVLWELAHLPTLPCSLIQQALEEHLTILSDAYAVKEAIKRSYIIKCIEDIKRSSQHNNPQFVWVVPALRQLHEITRSFIKQTYQKQDKSIIQDLKKNFEIVKLVTGSLISCHRLAASVAGPGGLVGATLVDGRYTYREYLEAHLKFLAFFLQEATLYLGWNRAREIWECLVTGQDVCELDREMCFEWFTKGQHDLESDVQQQLFKEKILKLESYEITMNGFSLFKTFFENVNLCDHRLKRQGTQLSVEKLELIGMDFIWKIAMESPDEEIANEAIQLIINYSYINLTPRLKKDSVSLHKKFIADCYTRLEAASSALGGPTLTHAVTRATKMLTATAMPTVATSVQSPYRSTKLVIIERLLLLAERYVITIEDLYSVPRTILPHGASFHGHLLTLNVTYESTKDTFTIEAHSNETVGSVRWKIAKMLNSPVENIQIFANDSLLTVNKDQKLLHQLGFSDEQILTVKTSGSGTPSGSSADSSTSSSNSSSVFSSSYAMEQEKSLPGVVMALVCNVFDMLYQLANLEEPRITLRVRKLLLLIPTDPAIQEALDQLDSLGRKKTLLSESSSQSSKSPSLSSKHQHQPSASSILESLFRSFAPGMSTFRVLYNLEVLSSKLMPTADDEMARNCAKSFCENFLRAGGLSLVVNVMQRDSIPSEVDYETRQGVYSICLQLARFLLVGQTMPTLLDEDFIKDGVEALSSRPFRNVSRQASRQMSICGTPEKSSYRQLSVSDRSSIRVEEIIPAARVAIQTMEVNDFTSTVACFMRLSWAAAAGRLDLVGSSQPIKESNTLFPAGIRNRLSSSGSNCSSGSEGEPTALHAGICVRQQSVSTKDALIAGEALSLLVTCLQLRSQQLGSFYNLPCVADFIIDILLGSPSAEIRRVACDQLYTLSQTDTSAHPDVQKPNQFLLSVVLGAQLPLWSPTSIMRGINQRLLSQCTEYFDLRCQLLDDLTSSEMEQLKISPAAMLEDEITWLDNFEPNRTAECETSEADNILLAGHLRLIKTLLSLCGAEKEMVGSSLIKPLLDDFLFRASRIILNSHSPAGSAAISQQDFHPKCSTADSRLAAYEVLVMLADSSPSNLQLITKELLSMHHQCDPALTKEFDYLPPVDSRSISGFVGLKNGGATCYMNAVFQQLYMQPGLPEALLSIDDDTDNPDDNVFYQVQSLFGHLMESKLQYYVPENFWKIFKMWNKELYVREQQDAYEFFTSLIDQMDEYLKKIGRDQIFKNTFQGIFSDQKICKDCPHRYEREEAFMALNLGVTSCQSLEISLDQFVRGEVLEGSNAYYCEKCKEKRTTVKRTCIKVLPSLLVIHLMRFGFDWESGRSIKYDEQIRFPWMLNMEPYTVSGMARQDSSSEVGENGRNTDQGGGGGSPRKKVAPTENYELVGVIVHSGQAHAGHYYSFIKDRRGCGKGKWYKFNDTVVEEFDLTDETLEYECFGGEYRPKVYDQSNPYPDVRRRYWNAYMLFYQRVSDQNSPVLPKKSRVSVVRQEAEDLSLSAPSSPEISPQSSPRPHRPNSDRLSILTKLVRKGEKKGLFVEKMPVRIYQMVRDENLKFMKNRDVYSSDYFSFVLSLASLNATKVKHPYYPCMAKVSLQLAVQFLFQTYLRTKKKLRADTEEWIATIDALLSKSIDACHWLVEYFVGPEGRELVKTFLLECSVREVRVAVATILEKTLDSALLYQEKLKTLHQLLEVLLALLDKDVPENCKNCAQYFLLFNNFVQKQGIRASSLLLRHSALRHMVNFLLGPNRQSNQQNRRWSSAQAREFGYLHNTVALLVLHSDVSSQRNVAPGLFKQRPPLSITASGPLLALHEEVEALLFLSEGKPYLMEVMHALRELTGSLSVLMEMVVYCCFCNEHFSFTVLHFIKTQLETAPPHELKNIFQLLHEILVIEDPLQVERIKFAFETENGLIALMHHSNHVDSSRCYQCVKFLVTLAQKCPTAKDYFKENSHHWSWAVQWLQKKMSEHYWAPQSNVSNETSTAKTFQRTISAQDTLAYATALLNEKDQSGSSNGSESSPANENGERHLQQGSESPMMIGEPKSDLDDVDP; this comes from the exons GTCTTTCTGATTCTGATGAGAATTGCAAGAGGTTTATGGACAGATGCATGCCTGAAGCATTTAAAAAG cTGTTGACATCCAGTGCTGTTCACAAGTGGGGAACTGAAATCCATGAAGGAATCTACAACATGCTCATGCTGCTGGTGGACCTGGTTGCAGAGAGAGTAAAACAAGATCCTATCCCAGTGGGCCTGCTTGGTGTGCTTACAATG GCATTTAATCCCGACAATGAATATCATTTCAAGAATCGAATGAAGGTGTGCCAGAGAAACTGGGCAGAAGTCTTTGGAGAGGGGAACATGCATGCTGTCTCACCCATATCCACTTTTCAGAAG GAACCTCATGGCTGGCTGGTGGATCTGGTAAACAGG tttgcagAGTTGGGTGGATTTTCAGCAATTCAGTCCAAACTCAATTCTGAAGATATTGAACTTGGG GCAATCTCTGCATTAGTTCAGCCATTTGGAGTTTGTGCAGAGTATCTTAACTCTTCTGTAGTACAG CCCATGCTGGATCCAGTCATTCATAAAATGATTAAATATGTACAGAATGTAGAAGAGAAGGACTTGAAAGACAAG AGACTGGTGAGTATCCCTGAGCTGCTGTCTGGGATCAAACTGCTGTGTATGCGCTTCCAGCCTGACCTGGTCACGGCGGTCGATGACTTGCGGCTGGACATCCTGCTGCGCATGTTGAAATCCCCCCACTTCAGTGCAAAAATGAATTCCCTCAAAGAA GTAACAAAATTAATAGAAGACAGCACTGTGTCCAAGTCAGTGAAGAATGCAATAGACACAGACCGACTGCTGAATTGGCTCGTGGAGAATTCAGTCCTGTCAATTGCTCTGGAAG GTAATATAGACCAAGCACAATACTGTGATCGTATAAAGGGAATTATTGAACTGCTGGGCAGCAAATTATCTTTAGATGAGCTCActaaaatttggaaaattcag tcAGGACAATCCTCCACTGTGATTGAGAACATACACACCATtattgctgcagctgctgtgaagTTTAGCTCTGATCAGCTCAATCATTTATTTGTTCTAATCCAAAAG agctgggagacaGAGAGTGACCGAGTGAGGCAGAAGCTGCTGAGCCTCATTGGGCGCATTGGCCGAGAAGCACGAGTGGAAACAACCACTGGCAAG GTTCTGGAGGTACTTTGGGAGCTGGCTCATCTTCCAACGTTACCGTGTAGTCTTATCCAGCAGGCCTTGGAGGAGCACCTGACAATCCTCAGTGATGCTTATGCAGTGAAAGAGGCAATCAAAAGGAGCTACATCATCAAATGCATAGAGGATATTAAGAGG TCGTCCCAGCACAATAATCCTCAGTTTGTGTGGGTGGTGCCAGCCCTGCGTCAGCTCCACGAAATCACGCGTTCATTCATTAAGCAAACTTACCAAAAACAAGACAAG AGCATTATTCaagatttaaagaaaaacttTGAAATAGTGAAGTTGGTGACAGGAAGCTTAATATCCTGTCACCGTTTGGCTGCATCTGTGGCAGGCCcaggagggctggtgggagcAACACTGGTGGATGGCCGATACACTTACCGGGAG TATTTGGAGGCACATCTAaaatttttggcattttttctgCAAGAAGCCACCCTTTATTTGGGCTGGAATCGTGCCAGGGAGATCTGGGAATGCCTTGTAACTGGCCAAGATGTTTGTGAGTTGGATCGAGAG ATGTGCTTTGAGTGGTTTACAAAAGGGCAGCATGATCTGGAGAGTGATGTGCAGCAACAGCTCTTCAAAGAGAAAATTCTTAAACTGGAATCATATGAAATTACTATGAATG GTTTTAGTTTATTTAAGACATTCTTTGAAAATGTGAACCTGTGTGACCATCGACTGAAGAGGCAAGGAACTCAGCTG AGCGTAGAAAAACTGGAGTTAATAGGAATGGATTTCATTTGGAAGATTGCAATGGAGTCACCAGATGAAGAAATTGCCAATGAAGCTATTCAACTGATAATAAATTACAGCTATATTAATCTAACTCCCAGATTGAAAAAG GATTCAGTTTCACTGCACAAGAAGTTCATTGCTGATTGCTACACACGATTAGAG GCAGCCAGCTCTGCGCTCGGCGGTCCAACATTAACACACGCTGTTACCAGAGCTACAAAAATGCTCACAGCAACTGCCATGCCTACAGTGGCAACATCAGTTCAGTCTCCTTACAG GTCAACCAAACTTGTAATaattgagagactgctgctgttggcagagCGTTATGTGATAACAATAGAG GACCTTTACTCTGTTCCCCGAACTATTCTACCTCATGGTGCCTCTTTCCATGGACATCTTTTAACCCTTAATGTTACATATGAGTCTACCAAAGATACCTTCACCATAGAG GCTCATAGCAATGAAACTGTAGGAAGTGTCAGGTGGAAGATAGCAAAGATGTTGAATTCACCTGTGGAAAATATACAGATATTTGCCAATGACAGCCTG CTAACAGTAAACAAAGATCAGAAACTACTCCACCAGCTGGGCTTCTCTGATGAACAAATCCTTACAGTAAAAACATCAGGAAGTGGGACGCCATCAGGGAGCTCTGCAGATTCCTCAACCAGctccagcaacagcagcagtgtaTTTAGTTCATCCTATGCAATGGAACAG GAGAAATCCCTCCCTGGAGTCGTCATGGCTCTCGTGTGTAATGTGTTTGATATGCTTTACCAGCTTGCCAACCTGGAGGAGCCAAG GATAACGCTGCGAGTGAGGAAACTTCTGCTCCTGATTCCCACTGACCCAGCTATTCAGGAGGCTCTTGATCAGCTTGATTCCCTGGGAAGGAAG AAAACACTGCTTTCAGAATCCAGTTCTCAGTCCTCAAAATCCCCATCCTTGTCTTCAAAACACCAACATCAGCCCAGTGCCAGTTCAATACTAGAAAGCCTTTTCAGATCTTTTGCTCCAGGCATGTCCACATTCAGAGTGCTCTACAATTTAGAG GTGCTGAGCTCCAAGCTGATGCCAACTGCAGATGATGAAATGGCAAGAAACTGTGCCAAGTCTTTCTGTGAAAATTTCCTCAGAGCAGGAGGTTTGAG TTTGGTGGTGAATGTGATGCAGAGAGATTCCATCCCATCAGAGGTGGACTATGAAACAAGACAAGGAGTCTATTCCAtctgcctgcagcttgcaag GTTCTTGCTGGTTGGGCAGACAATGCCCACTCTGCTGGATGAGGATTTCATCAAGGATGGGGTGGAGGCTCTGTCCTCGCGGCCCTTCCGCAACGTGAGCCGGCAGGCGAGCAGGCAGATGTCCATCTGTGGCACTCCTGAGAAGTCCTCCTACCGCCAGCTCTCCGTGTCTGACAGATCCTCCATCAGGGTAGAGGAAATCATCCCAGCTGCAAGAGTTGCCATACAA ACCATGGAGGTGAATGATTTCACCTCCACAGTGGCTTGTTTCATGCGCCTCtcgtgggctgctgctgcaggacgcCTGGACCTCGTGGGAAGCAGTCAGCCCATCAAAGAGAGCAACACTCTCTTCCCTGCTGGGATTAGAAACAGACTTAGCAGCTCAG gaaGTAACTGCAGTTCAGGAAGCGAAGGGGAGCCCACGGCGCTGCACGCTGGGATCTGTGTGAGGCAGCAGTCTGTGTCCACCAAAGATGCTCTCATTGCTGGGGAAGCCTTGTCTCTCTTAGTAACCTGCCTTCAGCTACGTAGTCAGCAGCTAG GATCTTTTTACAATTTGCCTTGTGTTGCTGATTTCATCATTGATATTTTGCTTGGATCACCAAGTGCTGAG ATTCGTCGTGTTGCCTGTGACCAGCTGTACACCCTTAGCCAGACAGACACATCAGCTCACCCAGATGTACAAAAGCCAAACCAGTTCCTCCTGAGCGTTGTTCTTGGGGCCCAGCTGCCTCTTTGGTCACCAACCAGCATCATGAGAGGAATCAACCAGAG ACTTTTGTCCCAGTGTACAGAATATTTTGACCTGAGATGTCAATTACTGGATGACCTGACAT caTCAGAAATGGAGCAGCTGAAGATAAGCCCAGCTGCCATGTTAGAAGATGAGATCACTTGGCTGGACAATTTCGAGCCCAACCGCACGGCCGAGTGTGAGACTAGTGAGGCTGATAACATCCTCTTAGCAGGACACCTGAGGCTCATCAAGACTCTCCTTTCACTCTGTGGGGCAGAGAAGGAAATGGTTG GTTCATCTTTGATTAAGCCATTGTTGGATGATTTCCTGTTCCGAGCATCCAGGATTATTCTGAACAGCCATTccccagcaggcagtgctgcaatcAGTCAGCAAGACTTCCACCCAAa GTGCAGCACAGCAGACAGCAGATTAGCTGCTTATGAGGTGCTGGTAATGCTGGCTGATAGCTCACCCTCCAATCTCCAGCTGATTACAAAGGAGCTGCTTTCCATGCACCACCAGTGTGACCCTGCGCTCACCAAGGAGTTTGAT TACCTTCCACCTGTGGACAGTCGCTCCATTTCTGGATTTGTGGGACTGAAGAATGGTGGTGCTACTTGTTACATGAATGCTGTTTTCCAGCAGCTGTACATGCAGCCTGGTCTCCCAGAG GCCTTGCTTTCCATTGATGATGATACTGACAATCCTGATGACAATGTGTTCTATCAAGTTCAATCTCTTTTTGGTCATTTGATGGAAAGCAAGCTACAGTATTATGTACCTGAGAACTTTTGGAAG ATTTTCAAGATGTGGAATAAGGAACTTTATGTTAGAGAGCAACAGGATGCTTATGAGTTCTTCACCAGTCTTATAGATCAAATGGATGAGTACCTCAAG AAAATAGGAAGAGACCAAATATTTAAGAATACTTTCCAAGGAATCTTCTCTGATCAGAAGATCTGCAAGGACTGTCCTCACAG GTATGAGCGTGAGGAAGCCTTCATGGCTCTCAACCTTGGTGTGACTTCATGTCAAAGCCTGGAAATATCACTGGATCAGTTTGTTAGAGGAGAAGTTCTGGAAGGAAGCAATGCATACTACTGTGAAAAGTGCAAAGAAAAG AGAACTACAGTGAAGCGCACCTGCATTAAGGTCTTACCCAGCCTGCTGGTGATTCACCTGATGAGATTTGGCTTTGACTGGGAGAGTGGCCGTTCTATTAAATATGATGAGCAAATAAGG TTTCCCTGGATGCTGAACATGGAACCTTACACTGTGTCAGGGATGGCTCGTCAGGACTCGTCCTCAGAAGTGGGGGAAAACGGCAGGAACACAGaccagggaggaggaggaggctcccCAAGGAAGAAGGTTGCCCCTACAGAAAACTACGAGCTCGTTGGTGTGATTGTCCACAGTGGCCAGGCTCATGCAGGGCACTACTACTCCTTCATCAAGGACAGGAG AGGATGTGGAAAAGGAAAGTGGTATAAATTTAATGACACCGTTGTTGAAGAATTTGATTTGACTGATGAAACCCTGGAATATGAATGTTTTGGTGGAGAGTATAGACCTAAAGTCTATGATCAAT CAAATCCCTACCCCGACGTGCGCCGGCGCTACTGGAACGCCTACATGCTGTTCTACCAGAGAGTGTCCGACCAGAACTCCcctgtgctgccaaagaaaagcagaGTCAGTGTCGTGCGTCAGGAAGCTGAGGACCTCTCCTT ATCTGCTCCCTCTTCACCAGAAATTTCACCCCAGTCATCACCTCGACCCCACAGGCCCAACAGCGACCGTCTGTCCATCTTGACCAAGCTGGTtcgaaaaggagaaaaaaaggggcTCTTTGTAGAGAAAATGCCTGTGAGGATATATCAG ATGGTGAGAGATGAAAACTTGAAATTCATGAAGAACAGAGATGTGTACAGTAGTGACTACTTCAGTTTTGTTCTGTCATTAGCCTCCCTGAATGCT ACTAAGGTAAAGCATCCCTATTATCCCTGCATGGCAAAGGTGAGCTTACAGCTGGCAGTCCAGTTCCTCTTCCAAACCTATCTCCGAACCAAGAAGAAACTCAG GGCTGATACAGAAGAATGGATTGCCACCATAGATGCATTGCTCTCCAAAAGCATTGATGCTTGTCACTGGTTGGTGGAGTATTTTGTTGGGCCAGAGGGCCGGGAGCTTGTGAA gactTTCCTCCTGGAGTGCAGTGTGAGGGAGGTGCGAGTTGCTGTGGCCACTATCCTTGAAAAAACCCTCGACAGTGCCTTGCTTTATCAGGAGAAG ttAAAAACTCTACATCAGTTACTGGAGGTGCTACTTGCTCTACTGGATAAAGATGTACctgaaaactgtaaaaactGTGCTCAGTACTTTTTGCTATTCAATAACTTTGTACAGAAG CAGGGAATAAGGGCTAGCAGTCTTCTCCTCAGACACTCTGCCCTGAGGCACATGGTCAACTTTCTCCTTGGCCCCAACCGGCAGAGCAATCAG CAGAACCGCAGGTGGAGTTCAGCACAGGCGCGTGAGTTTGGATATCTTCACAACACTGTAGCACTACTGGTCTTGCACTCTGACGTCTCCTCACAAAGAAATGTTG CTCCTGGTCTCTTTAAGCAGCGTCCACCTCTCAGCATCACTGCTTCAGGGCCACTTCTGGCACTCCATGAAGAAGTGGAAGCCTTGCTGTTCCTGTCTGAGGGAAAGCCCTACTTAATGGAG GTGATGCACGCGCTGCGGGAGCTGACGGGGTCGCTGTCGGTGCTCATGGAGATGGTGGTGTACTGCTGCTTCTGCAACGAGCACTTCTCCTTCACTGTGCTGCACTTCATCAAG ACTCAACTGGAAACTGCTCCGCCTCATGAACTGAAAAACATATTCCAGTTACTCCATGAGATCCTG GTTATTGAAGACCCATTACAAGTAGAGCGCATCAAATTTGCCTTTGAAACTGAAAATGGATTAATAG CCTTGATGCACCACAGCAACCACGTGGACAGCAGCCGTTGCTACCAGTGTGTCAAGTTCCTGGTTACTCTGGCTCAGAA GTGCCCTACTGCAAAAGATTACTTCAAGGAGAATTCACACCACTGGAGTTGGGCTGTGCAGTGGCTACAGAAAAAG ATGTCTGAACATTACTGGGCTCCTCAGAGTAACGTGTCCAATGAAACATCCACTGCAAAAACCTTCCAGCGCACAATTTCAGCACAG GACACTCTGGCCTATGCCACGGCCCTGCTGAATGAGAAGGATCAGTCTGGAAGCAGCAATGGGTCAGAAAGCAGCCCTGCCAATGAGAATGGAgagaggcacctgcagcag GGCTCAGAGTCTCCTATGATGATTGGGGAGCCTAAAAGTGACCTTGATGACGTTGACCCTTAG